The Gemmatimonadota bacterium genome window below encodes:
- a CDS encoding methyltransferase domain-containing protein, which produces MAPVRGTERYAATRGDRHATGGSAREPTAARPPHTADPPFATAELRDLYRKRARAYDLVTRIYRRFGFRDTHWRERAAGWLALEPGNTALDLACGTGLNFPALQARVGPSGRIVGVDLTDAMLARAGHRVARAGWQNVTLLEEDLAHWSPPPAHGIVSTLALSLVASYERVVERAAAALLPGGRLAVLDLKLPARWPPWLVRMGARLNRGYGVTLGLHAREPWMVIRRTLREVHYEELFGGSLYLLVAEKDPA; this is translated from the coding sequence GTGGCCCCCGTGCGTGGGACGGAGCGGTATGCGGCCACCCGGGGGGATCGCCACGCGACGGGTGGGTCGGCTCGCGAGCCGACCGCAGCGCGGCCTCCGCACACGGCCGACCCTCCGTTCGCCACCGCCGAGCTTCGGGATCTGTACCGCAAGCGTGCTCGGGCCTACGACCTCGTGACGCGCATCTACCGCCGCTTCGGCTTCCGCGACACGCACTGGCGGGAGCGCGCGGCGGGCTGGTTGGCCCTGGAGCCCGGGAACACCGCGCTCGATCTGGCCTGCGGCACCGGCCTCAACTTCCCGGCCCTGCAGGCGCGGGTGGGTCCGTCGGGCCGGATCGTGGGTGTGGACCTGACGGACGCGATGCTCGCGCGCGCCGGGCACCGCGTGGCGCGTGCAGGGTGGCAGAACGTCACGCTGCTGGAGGAGGACCTCGCCCACTGGAGCCCACCGCCGGCGCACGGGATCGTGAGCACGCTGGCGCTGTCCCTCGTGGCGTCCTACGAGCGCGTCGTCGAGCGCGCGGCCGCAGCGCTCCTCCCCGGCGGCCGACTCGCGGTGCTGGACCTCAAGCTCCCGGCCCGCTGGCCCCCGTGGCTGGTCCGGATGGGGGCGCGACTCAATCGCGGCTACGGCGTCACGCTGGGGTTGCACGCGCGTGAGCCGTGGATGGTGATCCGGCGCACGCTACGCGAAGTGCACTACGAGGAACTCTTCGGCGGATCCCTCTACCTGCTGGTGGCGGAGAAGGACCCGGCCTGA
- a CDS encoding 4'-phosphopantetheinyl transferase superfamily protein: protein MSLAPASTGRLLVGNDVVLVRDARCVGKSRDLRFAKRVLAPEELSNVLASEDPDESLWLHWAAKEAAFKVVTKIEGHPPVFAHARFVVDVQRGPSRHTEWSFEASGTVTFAGVRLPFRASVTRDRIHALSWSGEDPQREAPEIEIRTGEASVGRSRGRVDAGIQPFALLLNERFSFHERRSIHSPPSAYVRLFARASIAEALDVDERRLEIVSGTEATGRVPPRVLLDGLPAPVDLSLSHHGALVAWAFAVEDPRA, encoded by the coding sequence GTGAGCCTCGCCCCCGCGAGCACCGGTCGGCTGCTCGTGGGCAATGACGTGGTGCTGGTCCGGGACGCCCGCTGCGTGGGCAAGTCCCGGGACCTGCGCTTCGCGAAGCGCGTGCTCGCGCCGGAGGAGTTGTCCAATGTGCTCGCATCGGAAGACCCGGACGAGTCGCTCTGGCTGCACTGGGCCGCCAAGGAGGCGGCCTTCAAGGTCGTCACCAAGATCGAGGGGCATCCACCCGTCTTCGCGCACGCCCGCTTCGTGGTGGACGTACAGCGGGGTCCCAGCCGGCATACCGAGTGGAGCTTCGAGGCCTCCGGCACCGTCACCTTCGCCGGCGTGCGGCTGCCCTTCCGGGCCTCGGTCACCCGCGACCGCATCCACGCCCTGAGCTGGTCGGGTGAGGATCCGCAGCGCGAAGCCCCCGAGATCGAGATCCGCACCGGCGAGGCGTCCGTGGGTCGGAGCCGGGGCCGCGTCGACGCCGGCATCCAACCGTTCGCGCTGTTGCTGAACGAGCGCTTCTCGTTCCACGAGCGTCGGTCCATCCACAGCCCGCCGTCCGCCTACGTCCGGCTGTTCGCGCGGGCGTCCATCGCGGAGGCGCTCGACGTGGACGAGCGCCGGCTCGAGATCGTGAGCGGCACCGAGGCCACCGGGCGTGTGCCTCCGCGCGTGCTCCTGGACGGTCTGCCCGCGCCCGTGGATCTGTCGCTGTCGCATCACGGGGCGCTGGTGGCGTGGGCCTTCGCGGTGGAGGATCCGCGCGCCTGA
- a CDS encoding PQQ-dependent sugar dehydrogenase, translating to MPRRTVALATLACAFACAPAPDAGPDEPSVPAADGLACAPDNDGLTLPPGFCAVVVADSTGGARHLQVSAAGDVYVALRDVRRPDRSVETGGIVALRDTDGDGRVDVRERWGHAGGNGVVLHDGFLYLAPDDAVLRYRLPQGALTPTSGPDTLVSGLPADRNHTAKSIAVGDDGSLYVNIGSPSNACQQETRTAGSPGLDPCPQLETRAGIWRFRADRVGQTQEDGTRFATGLRNVVALRLHPESGALYGAVHGRDQLSTLWPELYTEIESAEKPAEEFVRIDNGSDFGWPYCYYDQELERKVLAPEYGGDGSEVGRCADAADPLVGFPGHWAPNALAFNTGNQFPAAYRGGAFIAFHGSWNRAPRPQQGYLVAFVPMRDGEVSGDWQIFADGFAGDEVTPGGSRARPTGLAFGPDGSLYISDSKKGRIWRIVYRGA from the coding sequence GTGCCTCGTCGAACCGTCGCTCTCGCCACCCTGGCGTGCGCCTTTGCCTGCGCCCCTGCACCCGACGCGGGCCCGGACGAGCCGTCCGTGCCGGCCGCCGATGGGCTCGCCTGTGCGCCGGACAACGATGGGCTGACGCTCCCACCCGGCTTCTGCGCCGTGGTCGTCGCGGACTCGACCGGCGGCGCCCGTCACCTGCAGGTGTCGGCCGCCGGCGACGTGTACGTGGCCCTGCGCGACGTGCGCAGACCCGACCGCAGCGTGGAGACGGGTGGGATCGTCGCGCTGCGCGACACGGATGGGGACGGGCGCGTCGACGTCCGCGAGCGCTGGGGGCACGCCGGCGGCAACGGCGTGGTGCTGCACGACGGCTTCCTCTACCTGGCTCCGGACGACGCCGTGTTGCGTTACCGGTTGCCCCAGGGCGCCCTCACCCCCACCAGCGGTCCGGACACGTTGGTCTCGGGCCTGCCCGCCGATCGCAATCACACCGCCAAGAGCATCGCCGTCGGGGACGACGGCAGCCTGTACGTGAACATCGGCTCGCCGTCGAACGCCTGTCAGCAGGAGACCCGCACCGCCGGCTCTCCCGGGCTCGATCCGTGTCCCCAGCTCGAGACGCGCGCCGGCATCTGGCGCTTCCGCGCCGACCGCGTCGGACAGACCCAGGAGGACGGCACGCGCTTCGCCACCGGGCTGCGCAACGTGGTCGCATTGCGCCTGCACCCGGAATCGGGAGCGCTGTACGGAGCGGTGCACGGCCGTGATCAGCTGTCCACCCTCTGGCCGGAGCTCTACACCGAGATCGAAAGCGCCGAGAAGCCCGCCGAGGAGTTCGTGCGCATCGACAACGGCAGCGACTTCGGTTGGCCGTACTGCTACTACGACCAGGAGCTGGAGCGGAAGGTGCTGGCGCCCGAATACGGTGGAGACGGCAGTGAGGTCGGCCGCTGCGCCGACGCCGCCGATCCGCTGGTCGGCTTTCCCGGTCACTGGGCTCCCAACGCGCTCGCCTTCAACACGGGCAACCAGTTCCCCGCGGCCTATCGCGGAGGCGCGTTCATCGCATTCCACGGGTCCTGGAATCGTGCACCCCGCCCGCAGCAGGGATACCTGGTCGCATTCGTGCCCATGCGTGACGGTGAGGTCAGCGGTGACTGGCAGATCTTCGCGGACGGCTTCGCCGGCGACGAAGTGACGCCCGGGGGCTCACGCGCGCGCCCGACCGGACTCGCGTTCGGACCGGACGGCTCGCTCTACATCTCGGACAGCAAGAAGGGACGGATCTGGAGGATCGTGTACCGGGGCGCCTGA
- a CDS encoding DUF4332 domain-containing protein, protein MAKITTIEGIGPDIARKLGEAGVSSVEALLKRGATKEGRQALAAAAGLSEERVLRWVNNADLMRVRGVGEEYAELLEAAGVDSVPELAQRNPKNLHEAMAKANAERKLVRLLPSDKLVGRWVEHARTLPRVVTH, encoded by the coding sequence GTGGCGAAGATCACGACCATCGAAGGCATCGGCCCGGACATCGCTCGCAAGCTCGGCGAAGCCGGAGTCTCCTCCGTGGAGGCGCTGCTCAAGCGCGGCGCGACCAAGGAGGGGCGGCAGGCCCTGGCCGCCGCCGCCGGCCTTTCCGAGGAACGGGTGCTCCGCTGGGTCAACAACGCGGACCTGATGCGCGTGCGGGGTGTGGGCGAAGAGTACGCCGAGCTGCTCGAGGCAGCGGGTGTCGATTCCGTGCCCGAGCTCGCGCAGCGGAATCCGAAGAACCTGCACGAAGCGATGGCCAAGGCCAACGCGGAGCGCAAGCTGGTTCGGTTGCTCCCGTCCGACAAGCTGGTCGGCCGGTGGGTCGAGCACGCCCGGACGCTGCCGCGGGTCGTGACGCACTGA